The following proteins come from a genomic window of Pseudomonas sp. MAG733B:
- a CDS encoding GGDEF domain-containing protein: MLISGKPHKKGVVADPLRTPLQERELLRDLARKAEKELTGVQMASMDELTLLPNRHGFIALAHMGLEACAHLERPATLLFFNLDEFKRINYLFGRAEGDDALKTFADVLRIGFRESDVIGRLEGATFVALLTGSGSMDLTAIKARLEEMLDERNATVHRGFDIRFSIGQIEFDPTLHGSMEELLAEAERVMGR, translated from the coding sequence ATGCTGATTTCAGGCAAGCCGCACAAAAAAGGCGTAGTTGCAGACCCATTGCGCACGCCGTTACAGGAGCGCGAACTGCTACGCGACCTGGCCCGCAAGGCTGAAAAAGAGCTGACGGGCGTGCAGATGGCAAGCATGGATGAGCTGACGCTGTTACCCAATCGCCACGGCTTCATTGCACTGGCCCATATGGGGCTGGAGGCCTGCGCACACTTGGAGCGGCCGGCGACGCTGCTGTTTTTCAACCTCGATGAGTTCAAGCGCATCAACTACCTGTTTGGCCGCGCCGAGGGTGACGACGCCCTGAAAACTTTCGCCGATGTGCTGCGCATTGGTTTCAGGGAAAGCGATGTGATCGGCCGCCTGGAAGGCGCGACCTTTGTCGCGTTGCTGACCGGCTCCGGCAGTATGGATCTCACGGCGATCAAGGCTCGGCTTGAAGAGATGCTCGATGAACGCAATGCCACCGTGCATCGCGGGTTTGATATTCGTTTCAGCATTGGGCAGATCGAGTTTGATCCGACGTTGCATGGTTCGATGGAAGAGCTTTTGGCTGAGGCTGAAAGGGTGATGGGCCGGTAG
- a CDS encoding LysR family transcriptional regulator, with amino-acid sequence MLRELKTFIAVARYGTFAAAGMHIGLTQSAVSAQIRNLEQALGIRLFDRTGRQALLNAAGQRALPMAREMLETFSRMAVSDDVSEYRGELKIGAVATVQTGLLPQTLLRLRQQAPLLEPKLVPGVSLNLLSQVDTGEVDLAIMIKPPFELPKELSAQVIRREPFVLIVPADLEGDDPLQLLAEHPHVRYDRNSFGGRLVTRFLREQQIDVHVALELDELEAIVKMVECGLGISLLPEAGLWLEHGAKVRVIRLGELTFYREIVLLQRYSQRQQPIQQLFARCLTQH; translated from the coding sequence ATGCTGCGCGAGTTGAAGACCTTTATCGCCGTGGCACGCTACGGCACGTTTGCGGCGGCGGGTATGCACATCGGATTGACGCAGTCGGCGGTCAGCGCGCAGATCCGCAATCTGGAACAGGCCCTCGGCATTCGTCTATTCGATCGAACCGGGCGTCAGGCGCTGCTCAATGCGGCGGGGCAGCGCGCGTTGCCGATGGCCAGGGAAATGCTCGAGACCTTCAGCCGCATGGCAGTCAGCGATGACGTCAGCGAGTACCGTGGCGAACTGAAAATCGGCGCAGTCGCGACGGTGCAAACCGGGTTGCTGCCCCAGACTCTGCTGCGATTGCGCCAGCAAGCACCATTGCTGGAACCGAAACTTGTGCCCGGTGTGTCGCTCAATTTGTTGAGTCAGGTGGACACGGGCGAAGTGGACCTGGCGATCATGATCAAACCGCCATTCGAATTGCCCAAGGAATTGTCGGCGCAAGTGATCCGCCGCGAGCCCTTCGTGCTGATCGTGCCCGCGGACCTCGAAGGCGACGACCCGTTGCAGTTACTCGCCGAACACCCCCATGTACGCTACGACCGCAACTCGTTCGGCGGACGGCTGGTTACGCGGTTTCTGCGTGAACAACAGATTGATGTGCACGTTGCCCTGGAACTGGATGAGCTGGAAGCCATTGTGAAAATGGTTGAGTGCGGTTTGGGTATTTCGCTGCTACCCGAGGCCGGGTTGTGGCTTGAACATGGGGCAAAGGTGAGGGTAATTCGCTTGGGCGAATTGACCTTTTATCGGGAGATCGTCTTGTTGCAGCGCTACAGCCAGCGACAACAGCCGATTCAGCAGTTGTTTGCGCGGTGCCTGACGCAACACTAA
- a CDS encoding VOC family protein, whose translation MQLSPFHLAIPVYDLAAARHFYGSIFGLEEGRSSDHWVDFNFFGHQLVIHLAPKNASQEAAHTNAVDGHDVPVPHFGVVLGMAEWEALAERLQSLGTHFVIEPGIRFQGLVGEQATMFLFDPCGNALEFKAFKDIGQLFAK comes from the coding sequence ATGCAACTCTCTCCTTTTCACCTGGCCATTCCTGTCTACGACCTGGCTGCCGCGCGGCACTTTTATGGTTCGATTTTTGGCCTGGAAGAAGGTCGCTCCAGCGATCATTGGGTCGATTTCAACTTTTTCGGTCATCAACTGGTGATTCACCTGGCGCCGAAAAACGCGTCACAGGAAGCCGCGCACACCAACGCCGTCGACGGCCATGACGTGCCGGTGCCGCACTTTGGTGTGGTGTTGGGGATGGCGGAATGGGAAGCACTGGCCGAGCGCTTGCAGTCGCTGGGGACGCACTTCGTGATTGAGCCGGGGATTCGTTTTCAGGGGTTGGTGGGCGAACAGGCGACGATGTTTTTGTTCGATCCTTGCGGGAATGCGCTGGAGTTCAAGGCGTTCAAGGATATTGGGCAGTTGTTTGCCAAATAG
- a CDS encoding extracellular solute-binding protein, with product MKRPLLLLLISLALSSTASATISESHGYAQFGTLKYPARFTHFDWVNPQAPKGGTLRVMAFGTFDTLNPYTFKGTSPVATPNFLQYGINELNEPLMVGTGQYAPSGDEPTSSYGLIAQSVEYSEDRSWVVFNLRPEARFHDGTPITAYDVAFSYRLLLKEGHPQYRTNLQEVLRVDILNPQRIRFVFKRAGNPLLILRLGELPVLSQHYWKGRDFKATTFEPPLGSGPYRITSVTPGRQIVFERVKDYWGKDLSVNRGKYNVDRMEVEFYRDSDVAFEAFKAGEFDIYIEHQAKNWANGYGFPAIRRGEVIKAQIPHQIPTQTQGLFMNSRRATFAGASVREALGLMFDFEWTNRTLFSGAYKRAMSYYPNSEFSATGLPVGHEWLLLKPYRDQLPARLLTEPFSLPQTQGQGIPRETMRKALSLLAEAGWKLNGQRLQNAAGQPLRLEILLVNPNLERILQPYVENLASIGIDARLRTVDRAQYKQRLDQFDFDMILMTLNQTLSPGLEQWQYFHSSQVGVKGSKNYAGIANPVVDHLLEQLLAAKTRDEQVAAGKALDRVLLWQHYIIPNWYLNYHRLAYRNRFAFVTTPPYTLGLSAWWLKSSEKDR from the coding sequence TTGAAGCGTCCCCTGCTCCTGCTCCTGATCAGCCTGGCCTTGAGTTCCACCGCAAGCGCGACGATCAGCGAAAGCCATGGTTATGCGCAGTTCGGCACGCTCAAGTATCCGGCCAGATTCACCCACTTCGACTGGGTCAACCCGCAAGCGCCCAAGGGCGGTACGTTGCGGGTAATGGCGTTTGGCACGTTCGACACACTCAACCCGTACACTTTCAAGGGCACCAGCCCGGTTGCCACACCGAACTTCCTGCAATACGGCATCAACGAGCTCAACGAACCGTTGATGGTCGGCACCGGCCAGTACGCACCGTCGGGCGACGAGCCCACCTCCAGTTATGGCCTGATTGCCCAATCGGTGGAGTACAGCGAGGATCGCAGCTGGGTGGTGTTCAACCTGCGCCCCGAAGCGCGCTTCCACGATGGCACGCCGATCACCGCGTACGACGTGGCGTTCTCCTACCGTTTGCTGCTCAAGGAAGGCCATCCGCAGTACCGCACCAATCTTCAGGAAGTATTGCGGGTCGACATTCTCAACCCGCAGCGCATTCGGTTCGTATTCAAGCGCGCCGGCAATCCTTTGCTGATCCTGCGTCTAGGCGAGTTGCCGGTGCTGTCGCAGCACTACTGGAAAGGTCGCGACTTCAAGGCGACTACCTTTGAACCGCCGCTGGGCAGCGGGCCATATCGCATTACCTCGGTGACGCCGGGCCGGCAGATCGTCTTCGAGCGGGTCAAGGATTACTGGGGCAAGGATCTTTCGGTCAACCGTGGCAAGTACAACGTCGACCGCATGGAAGTCGAGTTCTACCGAGACAGCGACGTCGCGTTCGAAGCGTTCAAGGCCGGCGAGTTCGACATCTACATCGAACATCAGGCGAAGAACTGGGCCAACGGTTATGGCTTCCCGGCGATACGCCGTGGCGAGGTGATCAAGGCGCAAATCCCGCACCAGATCCCGACTCAGACGCAAGGCCTGTTCATGAACAGCCGCCGCGCGACGTTTGCCGGGGCGAGCGTTCGCGAAGCGTTGGGGTTGATGTTCGACTTCGAGTGGACCAACCGCACGCTGTTCAGCGGCGCCTACAAACGCGCCATGAGTTACTACCCCAACAGCGAGTTCTCCGCCACCGGCCTGCCGGTCGGCCATGAATGGCTATTGCTCAAGCCGTACCGCGATCAGCTCCCCGCCCGATTGCTCACCGAACCGTTCAGCCTGCCGCAAACCCAAGGCCAGGGCATTCCTCGCGAAACCATGCGCAAGGCCTTGAGCCTGCTCGCCGAGGCGGGCTGGAAGCTCAACGGCCAGCGCTTGCAGAACGCGGCCGGGCAGCCGTTGCGCCTGGAGATCTTGCTGGTCAATCCGAACCTGGAACGCATCCTTCAGCCTTACGTCGAGAACCTCGCCAGCATCGGTATCGACGCCCGGTTGCGCACGGTCGATCGCGCCCAGTACAAACAGCGCCTCGACCAGTTCGACTTCGACATGATCCTGATGACCCTCAACCAGACGCTCAGCCCCGGCCTGGAACAGTGGCAGTACTTTCACTCCAGCCAGGTCGGGGTCAAGGGCAGCAAGAACTACGCGGGCATTGCCAATCCGGTGGTCGATCACCTGCTCGAACAACTGCTCGCGGCCAAGACCCGCGATGAGCAAGTCGCCGCCGGCAAGGCCCTCGACCGGGTGCTGCTGTGGCAGCACTACATCATTCCCAACTGGTATCTCAATTATCACCGCCTGGCGTACCGCAACCGGTTCGCCTTCGTCACCACGCCGCCCTACACCCTGGGCCTGAGCGCGTGGTGGTTGAAGTCTTCGGAGAAAGATCGATGA
- a CDS encoding microcin C ABC transporter permease YejB has translation MLAYIFRRLLLIIPTLFGILLINFVIIQAAPGGPVEQMIAKLEGFEGATSRIAGGGAEVSVAGSAYRGAQGLDPALIKEIEHMYGFDKSAPERLWIMVKNYASLDFGDSFFRDAKVIDLIKEKMPVSISLGLWSTLIMYLVSIPLGIAKATRHGSHFDVWTSSAIIVGYAIPAFLFAILLIVVFAGGSYLDWFPLRGLTSNNFDELSMGGKILDYFWHLALPVTALVIGNFATMTLLTKNSFLDEINKQYVVTAKAKGLTNHRVLYGHVFRNAMLLVIAGFPSAFIGIFFTGSLLVEVIFSLDGLGLMSFEAAINRDYPVVFGTLFIFTLLGLVVKLIGDLTYTFVDPRIDFESREH, from the coding sequence ATGCTGGCGTATATTTTTCGGCGACTGCTGCTGATCATTCCGACCTTGTTCGGCATTTTGCTGATCAACTTCGTGATCATCCAGGCCGCCCCCGGGGGGCCGGTGGAGCAGATGATCGCCAAGCTCGAAGGCTTTGAAGGCGCCACCAGCCGCATTGCCGGCGGCGGTGCCGAAGTGTCGGTGGCCGGTTCCGCCTATCGCGGCGCCCAAGGCCTGGACCCGGCGCTGATCAAGGAAATCGAGCACATGTACGGCTTCGACAAATCGGCGCCGGAACGTTTGTGGATCATGGTCAAGAACTATGCCTCGCTGGATTTCGGCGACAGTTTCTTCCGCGACGCAAAAGTCATCGACCTGATCAAGGAAAAGATGCCGGTGTCGATCTCGCTCGGGTTGTGGAGCACGCTGATCATGTACCTGGTGTCGATCCCGCTGGGGATCGCCAAGGCCACGCGACACGGCAGCCACTTCGACGTCTGGACCAGTTCGGCGATCATCGTCGGCTATGCGATCCCGGCGTTTCTGTTCGCGATCCTGCTGATCGTGGTGTTCGCCGGCGGCAGTTATCTGGACTGGTTCCCGTTGCGCGGGCTGACCTCGAACAACTTCGATGAACTGAGCATGGGCGGCAAGATCCTCGATTACTTCTGGCACTTGGCATTGCCGGTGACCGCGTTGGTGATCGGCAACTTCGCGACCATGACCCTGCTGACCAAAAACAGCTTCCTCGATGAAATCAACAAGCAGTACGTGGTCACCGCCAAGGCCAAGGGCCTGACCAATCACCGCGTGCTCTACGGCCACGTATTCCGCAACGCGATGCTGCTGGTGATCGCCGGTTTCCCGTCGGCGTTCATCGGGATTTTCTTCACCGGTTCGCTACTGGTGGAAGTGATCTTCTCCCTCGACGGTCTCGGCCTGATGAGCTTTGAAGCCGCGATAAACCGTGATTACCCGGTAGTGTTCGGCACGCTTTTCATCTTCACCTTGCTGGGGCTGGTGGTGAAATTGATCGGCGACCTCACCTACACCTTTGTCGATCCGCGCATCGACTTTGAAAGCCGGGAGCATTGA
- the fabI gene encoding enoyl-ACP reductase FabI, which produces MGFLAGKRVLIVGVASKLSIASGIAAAMHREGAELAFTYQNDKLKGRVEEFAQGWGSSPELCFPCDVASDAEIAKVFEELSKKWDGLDCIVHSVGFAPGDQLDGDFTEATTREGFRIAHDISAYSFVALAKAGREMMKGRNGSLLTLSYLGAERTMPNYNVMGMAKASLEAGVRYLAGSLGPDGTRVNCVSAGPIRTLAASGIKNFRKMLAANEAQTPLRRNVTIDEVGNAGAFLCSDLASGISGEIMYVDGGFNTTAMGNIEE; this is translated from the coding sequence ATGGGTTTTCTCGCCGGTAAGCGCGTACTGATCGTCGGTGTCGCCAGCAAGCTGTCCATCGCATCCGGCATCGCTGCCGCCATGCATCGCGAGGGCGCTGAGCTTGCCTTCACTTATCAGAACGACAAACTCAAGGGTCGTGTCGAAGAGTTCGCACAAGGCTGGGGTTCGAGCCCTGAGCTGTGCTTCCCGTGCGACGTGGCCAGCGATGCAGAAATCGCCAAGGTCTTCGAGGAACTGAGCAAGAAGTGGGACGGCCTGGACTGCATCGTGCACTCCGTCGGCTTCGCCCCGGGCGACCAACTGGACGGCGACTTCACCGAAGCCACCACCCGTGAAGGTTTCCGCATCGCTCACGACATCAGCGCCTACAGCTTCGTGGCCTTGGCCAAGGCTGGCCGCGAAATGATGAAAGGCCGCAACGGCAGCCTGCTGACCCTGTCGTACCTGGGCGCCGAGCGCACCATGCCGAACTACAACGTAATGGGCATGGCCAAGGCTTCCCTGGAAGCCGGCGTCCGTTACCTGGCCGGCTCCCTGGGCCCGGACGGCACCCGCGTAAACTGCGTATCGGCCGGCCCGATCCGCACCCTCGCCGCTTCCGGCATCAAGAACTTCCGCAAGATGCTGGCCGCCAACGAAGCGCAAACCCCGCTGCGTCGCAACGTCACCATCGACGAAGTCGGCAACGCCGGCGCCTTCCTGTGCTCGGACCTGGCTTCCGGCATCAGCGGCGAAATCATGTACGTGGACGGTGGTTTCAACACCACGGCCATGGGCAACATCGAAGAGTGA
- a CDS encoding ABC transporter ATP-binding protein, giving the protein MNQDNLIEVRDLAVEFVVGDHSQRVVEGVSFDIKRGETLALVGESGSGKSVTAHSILRLLPYPLARHPSGTIEYAGQNLLNLKEKTIRHIRGNRIAMIFQEPMTSLNPLHSIEKQINEVLGIHKGLVGKVATKRTLELLEMVGIPEPEKRLKALPHELSGGQRQRVMIAMALANEPELLIADEPTTALDVTVQLKILELLKELQARLGMALLLISHDLNLVKRIAHRVCVMQRGCIVEQASCEELFRAPQHPYTRILLAAEPSGTPATNEIGPPLLAVEDLKVWFPIKKGLLKRTVDYVKAVDGINFSLPQGQTLGIVGESGSGKSTLGLAILRLIGSKGAIRFEGKQLDCLTQQQVRPLRREMQVVFQDPFGSLSPRMCVSQIVGEGLRIHKIGTEAEQEQAIIAALKEVGLDPETRNRYPHEFSGGQRQRIAIARALVLKPALILLDEPTSALDRTVQRQVVELLRSLQSKYNLTYLFISHDLAVVKALSHQLMVVKHGQVVEQGDAQSIFAAPQHPYTQQLLEAAFLAPATAQ; this is encoded by the coding sequence ATGAATCAGGACAATCTGATCGAAGTGCGCGACCTCGCCGTCGAATTTGTCGTCGGTGATCACAGTCAGCGCGTGGTTGAAGGCGTCAGTTTCGACATCAAGCGCGGTGAAACCCTGGCGCTGGTGGGCGAAAGCGGTTCCGGCAAATCGGTGACTGCGCACTCGATCCTGCGTTTACTGCCCTACCCGCTCGCCCGGCATCCGTCCGGCACCATTGAGTACGCCGGACAAAACCTGCTGAACCTGAAAGAAAAAACCATCCGCCACATCCGCGGTAACCGGATTGCGATGATCTTTCAGGAGCCGATGACCTCGCTCAACCCGCTGCACTCGATCGAGAAGCAGATCAACGAGGTGCTGGGCATCCACAAAGGCCTGGTCGGCAAAGTCGCGACCAAGCGTACTTTGGAGCTGCTGGAGATGGTCGGCATCCCCGAGCCGGAAAAACGCCTGAAGGCCCTGCCTCATGAGTTGTCCGGCGGTCAGCGCCAACGCGTGATGATCGCCATGGCCCTGGCCAACGAGCCGGAGCTGCTGATCGCCGACGAGCCGACCACCGCGCTGGACGTGACCGTTCAGCTGAAAATCCTCGAATTGCTCAAGGAATTGCAGGCCCGCCTGGGCATGGCGCTGCTACTGATCAGTCACGATTTGAACCTGGTGAAAAGAATTGCGCATCGCGTATGTGTCATGCAGCGCGGTTGCATCGTCGAACAGGCATCGTGCGAAGAGTTGTTCCGCGCGCCGCAGCATCCGTACACTCGGATCCTGCTGGCAGCGGAGCCCAGCGGGACGCCGGCGACCAATGAAATCGGCCCGCCACTGCTGGCAGTCGAGGACCTGAAAGTCTGGTTCCCGATCAAGAAAGGCCTGCTCAAGCGCACGGTGGATTACGTCAAAGCGGTGGACGGCATCAATTTCAGCCTGCCCCAGGGCCAGACGTTGGGGATTGTGGGTGAAAGCGGTTCCGGCAAGTCGACGCTGGGGCTGGCGATCTTGCGGTTGATCGGCAGCAAAGGCGCGATCCGTTTTGAAGGCAAACAGCTAGACTGCCTGACGCAGCAACAGGTCAGGCCGCTGCGTCGAGAGATGCAGGTGGTGTTTCAGGACCCGTTTGGCAGCCTGAGCCCGCGGATGTGCGTGAGCCAGATCGTTGGCGAAGGCCTGCGGATCCACAAGATCGGCACCGAGGCGGAACAGGAGCAAGCAATCATTGCGGCACTCAAGGAGGTAGGTCTGGACCCGGAAACCCGGAACCGCTACCCCCACGAATTTTCCGGCGGGCAACGGCAGAGAATCGCCATTGCCCGGGCATTAGTGCTAAAACCGGCGTTGATTCTGCTGGACGAGCCGACTTCGGCCCTCGACCGCACCGTGCAACGCCAAGTGGTGGAGCTTTTGCGTTCACTGCAAAGCAAGTACAACCTGACGTATCTGTTTATCAGCCATGACCTGGCTGTGGTGAAAGCGCTGAGCCACCAGCTGATGGTGGTCAAGCATGGCCAAGTGGTCGAACAGGGAGACGCGCAAAGCATTTTTGCCGCCCCCCAACATCCGTATACACAGCAGTTGCTGGAAGCCGCTTTTTTGGCACCAGCCACTGCGCAATAA
- a CDS encoding extracellular solute-binding protein: MKPISALLLQASALLFAGLASAAPQHALTLYNEPPKYPANFKHFDYVNPDAPKGGIFRQAGFGGFDSLNPFISKGVSANDIDLIYDTLARQSLDEPFTEYGLIAGKIEKAPDNDWVRFYLRPEARFHDGHPVRAEDVVFSFQTLIKDGAPMYRGYYNDVEDVVAEDPLTVLFRFKHKNNRELPLILGQLPVLPKHWWATRDFNKGNLEMPLGSGPYKVAEVKAGRSVRYERVKDYWGKDLPINRGFYNFDVMTTDYYRDNTVALEGLKAGQFDYWLEMTAKNWANAYNIPAVTEGRLIKEQIPNGNPTGMQGFVFNLRRPVFQDVRVRQALTLLLDFEWTNKQLFNGAYARTRSYFENSEMAATGLPDADQLAILDPFRGKIPEQVFTEAFQNPVTDGSGMIRTQQRKAYQLLQEAGWRIVDDKMVDATGKPVSIEFLLAQTEFERVLLPFKRNLSDLGIELVIRRVDVSQYVNRVRSRDFDMIVGSFPQSNSPGNEQREFWMTAAADKPGSRNSMGLKDPVVDQLVEQLINADSRKSLVAHARALDRVLQWGYYVIPNWHIKTWRVAYWNHIGHPKVSPKYDIGTATWWVKPDAKPAIEIETKLQADPAGTE, encoded by the coding sequence ATGAAACCCATCAGCGCCCTGCTCTTGCAGGCCAGCGCCCTGTTGTTCGCCGGGCTGGCCAGTGCCGCCCCGCAACATGCGTTGACCCTGTACAACGAACCGCCGAAGTATCCGGCCAACTTCAAGCACTTCGATTACGTCAACCCGGACGCGCCCAAGGGCGGCATCTTCCGCCAGGCCGGTTTCGGCGGCTTCGACAGCCTCAATCCGTTCATCAGCAAAGGCGTGTCGGCCAACGACATCGACCTGATCTACGACACCCTGGCCAGGCAGAGCCTGGACGAACCCTTCACCGAATACGGCCTGATCGCCGGCAAGATCGAAAAGGCCCCGGACAACGACTGGGTGCGTTTCTATCTGCGGCCCGAAGCGCGTTTCCATGACGGCCATCCGGTGCGCGCCGAAGACGTGGTGTTCAGCTTCCAGACGCTGATCAAGGATGGCGCGCCGATGTACCGCGGCTACTACAACGATGTCGAGGATGTGGTTGCCGAAGATCCGCTGACCGTGCTGTTCAGGTTCAAGCATAAAAACAACCGCGAGTTGCCGTTGATCCTCGGCCAGTTGCCGGTGCTGCCCAAACACTGGTGGGCGACCCGTGATTTCAACAAGGGCAACCTGGAGATGCCACTGGGCAGCGGACCCTACAAGGTCGCCGAAGTGAAGGCCGGGCGCTCGGTGCGCTATGAGCGGGTCAAGGACTATTGGGGCAAGGACCTGCCGATCAATCGCGGTTTCTACAACTTCGATGTGATGACCACCGACTATTACCGCGACAACACCGTGGCGCTCGAAGGCCTCAAGGCCGGGCAGTTCGATTACTGGCTGGAGATGACCGCGAAGAACTGGGCCAACGCCTACAACATTCCGGCGGTCACCGAGGGCCGGCTGATCAAGGAACAGATCCCCAACGGCAACCCCACCGGCATGCAAGGCTTCGTCTTCAACTTGCGCCGCCCGGTGTTCCAGGACGTGCGCGTGCGCCAGGCCCTGACCTTGCTGCTGGACTTCGAATGGACCAACAAACAGTTGTTCAACGGCGCCTACGCGCGCACCCGCAGTTATTTCGAGAACTCGGAAATGGCCGCCACCGGATTGCCGGACGCCGATCAGCTGGCGATTCTTGACCCGTTCCGCGGCAAGATCCCCGAGCAGGTGTTCACCGAGGCGTTCCAGAACCCGGTCACCGACGGCAGCGGCATGATCCGCACCCAGCAACGCAAGGCCTATCAGTTGCTGCAAGAGGCCGGCTGGCGCATCGTCGACGACAAGATGGTCGACGCCACCGGCAAACCGGTGAGCATCGAATTCCTGCTGGCCCAGACTGAGTTCGAACGGGTGCTGCTGCCGTTCAAGCGCAACCTGAGCGACCTGGGCATCGAACTGGTGATCCGCCGGGTCGACGTCTCGCAGTACGTCAACCGCGTGCGCTCGCGGGACTTCGATATGATTGTCGGCAGCTTCCCGCAGTCCAACTCGCCGGGCAACGAACAGCGTGAATTCTGGATGACGGCAGCCGCCGACAAACCCGGCAGCCGTAATTCCATGGGCCTGAAAGACCCGGTGGTGGACCAACTGGTCGAGCAACTGATCAACGCCGATTCGCGTAAAAGCCTGGTGGCCCACGCCCGTGCACTGGACCGCGTGCTGCAATGGGGTTATTACGTGATCCCCAACTGGCACATCAAGACCTGGCGCGTGGCGTACTGGAACCACATCGGCCACCCGAAGGTCTCGCCTAAATATGACATCGGCACGGCCACTTGGTGGGTCAAGCCCGATGCCAAACCGGCGATAGAGATCGAAACCAAATTGCAAGCCGACCCTGCGGGCACGGAGTAA
- a CDS encoding ABC transporter permease: MNLSPLNRRRFELFKANKRGWWSLWLFLVLFGASLGAELIANDKPLVVHYDNGWYFPALKRYPETTFGGEFPLEANYKSPYIRELLKAKDAWVLWAPIPFSYQSINYDLKVPAPAPPSADNLLGTDDQGRDVLARVIYGFRVSVLFALTLTVLSSIIGVIAGALQGFYGGWVDLAGQRFLEIWSGLPVLYLLIILASFVQPNFWWLLGIMLLFSWMSLVDVVRAEFLRGRNLEYVRAARALGMQNGAIMFRHILPNAMVSTMTFMPFILTGAIGTLTALDFLGFGLPAGSPSLGELVAQGKSNLQAPWLGMSAFAVLALMLSLLVFIGESARDAFDPRK, encoded by the coding sequence ATGAACCTGTCCCCTCTCAATCGCCGCCGCTTCGAACTGTTCAAGGCCAACAAGCGCGGCTGGTGGTCGCTGTGGCTGTTTTTGGTCCTGTTCGGCGCCAGCCTCGGCGCCGAGCTGATCGCCAACGACAAGCCGCTGGTGGTGCATTACGACAACGGCTGGTACTTCCCGGCACTCAAGCGTTACCCGGAAACCACCTTCGGCGGCGAGTTTCCGCTGGAAGCCAACTACAAGAGCCCGTACATCCGCGAACTGCTCAAGGCCAAGGATGCCTGGGTGTTGTGGGCGCCGATTCCGTTCAGCTACCAGAGCATCAACTATGACCTGAAAGTCCCGGCGCCCGCGCCGCCCTCGGCGGACAACCTGCTGGGCACCGACGACCAGGGCCGCGACGTGCTGGCCCGAGTGATCTACGGTTTCCGCGTTTCGGTGCTGTTCGCCCTGACGCTGACCGTACTCAGCTCGATCATCGGCGTGATTGCCGGTGCGTTGCAGGGCTTCTACGGCGGCTGGGTCGATCTGGCCGGGCAGCGTTTCCTGGAGATCTGGTCCGGGTTGCCGGTGCTGTACCTGCTGATCATCCTCGCCAGTTTCGTCCAGCCGAATTTCTGGTGGCTGCTGGGGATCATGCTGCTGTTTTCCTGGATGAGCCTGGTGGACGTGGTGCGCGCCGAGTTCCTGCGCGGGCGTAACCTGGAATACGTGCGTGCCGCCCGGGCGCTGGGCATGCAGAATGGCGCGATTATGTTCCGCCACATCCTGCCCAACGCCATGGTCTCGACCATGACCTTCATGCCGTTCATCCTGACCGGCGCCATCGGTACGCTGACCGCCCTGGACTTCCTCGGCTTCGGCTTGCCGGCCGGCAGCCCGTCGCTGGGCGAACTGGTGGCCCAGGGCAAATCCAACCTGCAGGCGCCGTGGCTCGGCATGAGCGCGTTTGCCGTGCTGGCATTGATGTTGAGTTTGCTGGTGTTCATCGGCGAGTCCGCTCGCGATGCCTTCGACCCGAGGAAGTGA